From Woronichinia naegeliana WA131, the proteins below share one genomic window:
- a CDS encoding FkbM family methyltransferase, with amino-acid sequence MIKSLLKNNKIAQRIKAVKDLLLEKLDNLALKSDQQAGQLSSLLEENTRVHFNTSVLLEKTQEIQSIGNNLTDNSILLLKSSIDTVKVLQHLLDDSQWRQEKIENILAEMRTESQQSLAEMRTESQQSLAEMRTESQQSLAEMRTESQQSLAEMRTESQQSLAKVQTESQQLLSEIRTEFQQYYQYTMQKLIEVQEDSRNQNILTSETLTNIYVDIHNQKFKVVTDQAYFQDIDIELMVYLYSYLPHHRAIDIGANRGDVSNRLIDAGYEVYAFEPFPPVLEKLTTRLGDNHHFHIFPFAVGSANETRDLHIAADQTEDQIYGDATFYSSLTEHSLSEGLVFSETTPVTVKTLASLHESAELPIDIGLVKIDTEGFDLEVIKGMGQFIYPVVVAEFWDANFPFGRSGAMNHLKDMVKAMRERNYRWHIVIYRIWGSHDISYYCNSAYSLDNSWGNVFFFKDYEVFSEALKWCSSVMPATYFSV; translated from the coding sequence ATGATTAAGTCGTTACTAAAAAATAATAAAATCGCCCAACGAATCAAGGCAGTAAAAGATCTCTTGCTTGAAAAATTAGACAATCTTGCCCTCAAATCAGATCAGCAAGCCGGCCAACTATCTTCACTCTTAGAAGAAAATACGAGGGTTCATTTTAATACCAGTGTTTTACTCGAAAAAACGCAAGAGATTCAGTCAATAGGTAATAACCTAACAGATAACAGCATACTTTTATTAAAATCTTCTATAGATACAGTTAAAGTTCTTCAACACCTTCTTGATGATTCTCAATGGCGACAAGAAAAAATAGAAAATATACTAGCTGAGATGCGAACTGAGTCTCAACAATCACTAGCTGAGATGCGAACTGAGTCTCAACAATCACTAGCTGAGATGCGAACTGAGTCTCAACAATCACTAGCTGAGATGCGAACTGAGTCTCAACAATCACTAGCTGAGATGCGAACTGAGTCTCAACAATCACTAGCCAAGGTGCAAACCGAGTCTCAACAGTTATTATCTGAAATCCGGACAGAATTTCAACAATATTATCAATACACTATGCAGAAATTAATTGAAGTTCAGGAAGATTCCCGCAATCAAAATATTCTTACAAGTGAAACTTTGACAAATATTTATGTAGATATTCATAATCAAAAATTTAAGGTTGTTACCGATCAAGCTTATTTTCAAGACATAGATATTGAGTTAATGGTTTATCTATATTCCTATCTACCTCATCATCGTGCTATTGATATCGGAGCCAACCGAGGTGATGTTTCCAACCGTCTGATTGATGCCGGATACGAAGTGTATGCCTTTGAGCCATTCCCACCGGTGCTAGAAAAATTAACAACTCGCTTAGGGGATAATCATCATTTTCATATCTTTCCTTTTGCCGTAGGTTCGGCGAATGAAACCAGAGATTTGCACATTGCGGCAGATCAAACAGAGGATCAAATTTATGGAGATGCTACCTTTTATAGTAGTTTAACTGAGCATTCCTTATCGGAAGGTCTTGTTTTTAGTGAAACCACTCCTGTAACTGTCAAAACTCTCGCCAGTTTACATGAATCGGCAGAATTACCCATAGATATTGGGTTGGTGAAAATTGATACGGAGGGCTTTGATCTAGAAGTTATTAAAGGAATGGGACAATTTATTTATCCTGTTGTTGTCGCGGAATTTTGGGATGCTAATTTTCCTTTTGGTCGATCTGGTGCGATGAATCATCTCAAAGATATGGTCAAAGCGATGAGAGAGCGTAATTATCGTTGGCATATTGTGATTTATCGCATTTGGGGAAGTCATGATATTAGCTATTATTGTAATTCGGCTTACTCTCTGGATAATTCTTGGGGAAATGTTTTCTTTTTTAAAGATTACGAAGTTTTTAGTGAAGCTCTGAAATGGTGTTCTTCTGTTATGCCTGCAACTTATTTTTCCGTTTAG
- a CDS encoding glycosyltransferase, translating into MKLTTQQNLTSLRKWRNRNRYYYEDMDCFFRFSILPNASVLEVGSGLGYSLDTVNPSYGLGIDANPLVIEESQKRFPELNFLAERIEDFEPTAEFDYVLMANTVSYLDDIQKSFNSIKKACRDSSRLVMTFHNPAWEPVLKFATLIGQRMPVSDLNWLSFQDIQNLLQLTGFEVIYKGKRLLLPKQVPLISSLINRFLAPLPFLNQLCLCEHITARPRPQEADIQTKIEQTTCSVIIPARNEAGNIEACITRMPKLGGHTEIIFIEGHSKDDTWSEIQRVQEKYQGQWDIKIAQQSGKGKGDAVRQGFKMATGDVLIILDSDLTVKPEDLVYFFKAIASGYCEFANGCRLIYPINSVTMPWLNRMANGFFAWLLSYLLNTKIKDSLCGTKAISKENYQRLAKNRSYFGDFDPFGDFDLLFGSAKLGLKISDIPVRYMPRTYGTSNIQHFKEGLVLLEMCAYAAKKIKFV; encoded by the coding sequence ATGAAATTAACGACCCAGCAAAACCTAACATCCTTACGAAAATGGCGAAACCGCAATCGATACTATTACGAAGATATGGATTGTTTTTTTCGTTTTTCAATATTGCCTAATGCCTCGGTATTGGAAGTTGGTTCAGGTTTGGGCTATTCGTTAGATACCGTTAATCCTAGCTATGGTCTTGGAATTGATGCTAACCCCTTAGTGATTGAAGAAAGCCAGAAAAGGTTTCCAGAACTGAACTTTCTGGCAGAGCGAATAGAGGATTTTGAACCTACTGCTGAATTTGACTATGTTTTAATGGCAAATACAGTGAGCTATTTGGATGATATTCAGAAAAGTTTTAACTCCATCAAGAAAGCCTGTAGAGATAGTAGCCGTTTAGTTATGACTTTTCACAATCCTGCGTGGGAACCTGTTCTCAAATTTGCAACTTTGATTGGCCAACGTATGCCCGTTTCAGACTTGAACTGGTTGAGCTTTCAGGACATTCAGAATTTATTACAACTTACTGGTTTTGAAGTTATTTATAAGGGGAAAAGGTTGCTTTTACCGAAGCAAGTACCGCTTATTTCCTCTTTAATAAATCGCTTTCTGGCTCCTTTGCCTTTTCTTAATCAACTGTGTTTATGCGAGCATATTACTGCCCGACCACGCCCCCAAGAGGCTGATATTCAAACTAAGATTGAGCAAACAACTTGTTCTGTGATTATTCCCGCACGAAATGAGGCTGGGAATATTGAAGCCTGTATTACTCGTATGCCAAAATTAGGTGGACATACGGAAATTATTTTTATAGAAGGGCATTCCAAAGATGATACTTGGTCGGAAATTCAGCGTGTTCAAGAGAAATATCAAGGGCAATGGGATATTAAAATTGCCCAACAATCTGGAAAGGGTAAAGGGGATGCCGTTCGTCAGGGTTTTAAGATGGCCACTGGAGATGTCTTGATTATCCTAGATTCTGATTTAACGGTTAAGCCCGAAGATTTAGTTTACTTTTTTAAGGCGATCGCCTCTGGATACTGTGAATTTGCGAATGGTTGCCGTCTTATCTATCCTATAAACTCGGTAACTATGCCCTGGTTAAACCGAATGGCTAACGGCTTTTTTGCCTGGTTGTTATCCTATCTTCTCAATACTAAGATTAAAGATTCCCTCTGTGGAACCAAGGCAATTTCTAAGGAAAATTATCAACGCCTTGCCAAAAATAGGAGCTATTTCGGGGACTTTGACCCCTTTGGAGATTTTGATTTGCTATTTGGCTCGGCCAAGTTGGGCTTAAAGATTAGTGATATTCCTGTTCGCTATATGCCCAGAACCTATGGGACATCCAATATTCAACACTTTAAGGAGGGATTGGTCTTATTGGAAATGTGCGCCTATGCCGCTAAGAAGATTAAGTTTGTGTAA
- a CDS encoding glycosyltransferase family 2 protein, producing MKLSIIIPCYNEKSTIRTVIDAVLAAPYNDKEIIIVDDCSKDGTKEVLLEEIEPLVHQILFHKVNQGKGAALRTGIQTATGDIVLIQDADLEYDPQEYPNLVEPILRNKADVVYGSRFMGSQPHRVLYFWHSVGNMVLTILSNMFTNLNLTDMETCYKVFRREIIQGISIKENRFGFEPEITAKIAKLECRIFEVGISYYGRTYKEGKKIGWKDGIRAIYCIIKYNLF from the coding sequence ATGAAACTTAGCATTATTATTCCTTGCTATAACGAAAAATCGACCATCCGCACAGTAATTGATGCAGTTCTAGCGGCTCCGTACAATGATAAAGAAATTATCATTGTCGATGATTGCTCAAAAGATGGCACGAAAGAAGTTCTATTGGAAGAAATAGAACCATTAGTTCATCAGATTCTTTTCCATAAAGTTAATCAGGGAAAAGGAGCCGCCCTCCGAACAGGAATCCAAACGGCAACGGGTGATATTGTCTTGATCCAAGATGCGGATTTGGAATATGATCCCCAGGAATATCCCAATTTAGTGGAACCTATTTTGCGAAATAAAGCGGATGTCGTGTATGGTTCCCGTTTTATGGGTTCCCAGCCCCACCGAGTCCTTTATTTTTGGCACAGTGTCGGTAACATGGTTTTAACGATCCTCTCGAATATGTTTACTAATCTGAACCTGACTGATATGGAAACTTGTTATAAGGTCTTTCGTCGGGAAATTATTCAAGGAATCTCTATTAAAGAAAATCGCTTTGGTTTTGAACCAGAGATCACTGCTAAAATTGCCAAGTTAGAATGTCGAATCTTTGAAGTGGGGATTTCCTATTATGGACGCACTTACAAAGAAGGTAAAAAAATTGGCTGGAAAGATGGAATTAGAGCAATCTACTGCATTATTAAATATAATTTATTTTAG
- a CDS encoding FkbM family methyltransferase, with protein MTNSPLKNNGDISSLAKIYKQIFDASFYPFSIIYNEMNLSSQSLPSEYQKMLDDLDDQVLQLDRKVFKRLKKLGYNPQIIYDVGASNSGWSYYINKILTEAEFYLFEPLIDYSGDYQGLMSEILRIFPSFHLFKYALGEKSGTVTMNIFENVVSSTALTISDIGQKTIPVEIPMLSMDEAIATFNLPNPQVIKIDTQGSELSILKGAIETLPKVDVLILECWLYRGYGKETPLLTEIADWLLPFNFRLWDIAEPYRDPDDILTTLDCIFINTKSAIAPDWYY; from the coding sequence ATGACAAACTCTCCTTTAAAAAACAATGGGGATATATCATCATTAGCAAAAATTTATAAACAGATTTTTGATGCCAGCTTTTATCCATTTTCCATTATTTACAATGAAATGAATTTATCTTCTCAATCACTTCCTTCTGAATATCAAAAGATGCTAGATGACCTTGATGATCAAGTGCTTCAGCTAGATAGAAAAGTTTTTAAAAGATTAAAAAAATTAGGTTACAATCCTCAAATTATTTATGATGTCGGAGCTTCTAATAGTGGATGGTCATATTATATTAATAAAATTCTAACTGAGGCAGAATTCTATCTCTTTGAACCTTTGATAGATTACAGCGGTGATTATCAAGGACTGATGTCAGAAATCCTTCGGATTTTCCCTTCTTTTCATCTCTTTAAATATGCTTTAGGAGAAAAAAGTGGGACGGTTACAATGAATATTTTTGAGAATGTAGTTAGCAGTACTGCTTTGACTATATCAGATATAGGACAAAAAACTATTCCTGTAGAAATACCAATGTTGAGCATGGATGAAGCGATCGCAACTTTTAATTTACCCAATCCTCAAGTCATTAAAATTGATACCCAAGGTAGTGAGTTATCTATTCTGAAAGGAGCTATAGAAACCTTACCCAAAGTTGACGTACTAATACTTGAATGCTGGCTATATAGAGGCTACGGCAAAGAGACCCCGCTTTTAACTGAGATTGCTGACTGGTTATTACCATTTAATTTTCGTCTATGGGATATTGCTGAACCCTATCGAGATCCCGATGATATTTTAACCACCTTGGACTGTATTTTTATTAACACTAAATCTGCGATCGCGCCTGATTGGTATTATTAA
- a CDS encoding acyltransferase, producing MLNKKDISLDGIRGLAALIVFLTHFLAAFKPNAVFGSAQSSELELFYKTPLGLITAGNFAVCLFFVLSGYVLSVKHFTHRTQDVDIYGDTLKRYVRLGIPLALTCFLSFLIYKGGFYYNHQVADLLANNWFRDYFNALKDKNYFSFFREILFQLFVKAHDYNPPAWTIGTELLGSYLTFGILVVARKAKIHYRFGLYLTLFLLLQGNHLQNFILGLAIADARINYNHIEGKMAIVKNNRILFYLTINCLFIFSLLLASFPYYVPQRILISSSSFYNVFIFLDNRDIFGGGITMISSFLFFVTYRYTIYKVWLETKLMQILGQYSFMLYLTHFLSLCSVTSLVYLKTINKMSIFANLFLTFGMYVFSTILMTLLMAKIADFPAIRIGNQLKLFYLNSLDNQKIP from the coding sequence ATGTTGAATAAAAAAGACATCTCTTTAGATGGTATCCGTGGGTTGGCGGCTTTGATTGTTTTTCTGACCCATTTTTTAGCTGCATTCAAACCCAATGCTGTTTTTGGCTCTGCACAGTCGTCAGAACTAGAACTATTTTATAAAACACCATTAGGTTTGATTACGGCAGGCAATTTTGCAGTTTGTTTGTTCTTCGTGTTGTCAGGCTATGTTTTGTCTGTTAAGCATTTTACTCATAGAACTCAGGACGTGGACATTTACGGAGATACTTTAAAAAGATACGTTCGTCTCGGTATCCCATTGGCATTAACTTGCTTTTTATCTTTTTTAATCTACAAAGGAGGTTTTTATTATAATCATCAAGTAGCCGATTTATTGGCTAATAATTGGTTTCGAGATTATTTTAATGCTTTAAAGGATAAAAATTATTTTTCTTTTTTTCGAGAGATTCTATTTCAATTATTTGTTAAGGCTCACGATTATAATCCTCCTGCCTGGACGATTGGGACTGAATTACTCGGAAGTTATTTGACGTTTGGTATTCTTGTAGTTGCTAGGAAGGCCAAAATACACTATAGGTTTGGCTTGTATCTAACTCTATTTTTATTGTTGCAGGGGAATCACTTACAAAATTTTATTCTGGGATTGGCGATCGCCGACGCGAGAATTAATTATAACCATATAGAAGGGAAAATGGCAATAGTCAAAAATAACCGAATTTTATTTTATTTAACGATAAACTGTTTATTTATATTTTCGCTCCTATTAGCTAGTTTTCCTTATTATGTTCCTCAAAGAATCCTTATTTCCTCTAGCTCTTTCTACAATGTTTTTATTTTTTTGGATAACAGAGATATTTTCGGAGGAGGAATAACCATGATATCCAGTTTTTTATTTTTTGTCACCTATAGATACACAATATATAAAGTATGGCTTGAAACAAAATTAATGCAAATCCTTGGTCAATATTCTTTCATGCTATATCTAACTCATTTTCTCAGTCTATGCTCAGTGACTTCTCTAGTATATTTAAAAACAATTAATAAGATGAGTATCTTTGCCAATCTGTTTTTGACCTTTGGAATGTATGTTTTTTCAACTATTTTAATGACCTTGCTCATGGCAAAAATTGCAGATTTTCCTGCCATTCGCATTGGTAATCAGTTAAAATTATTTTATCTCAATAGTTTAGATAATCAGAAAATCCCATAG
- a CDS encoding transposase, protein MAACRYCFNQAIDYQKKNGRIGKGKLRNIIMQSNLPEWVKETPCHIRQNAIFDAHQAYTASRDCKYRSCKAPRKTIKFNNCNFSHGTWYPLLTKGLGFISSEAIPDVSLYATQLIKDKSGDWFGVFLQETKTTPQPENRIIALDLGVRTFLTGFDGQNFLEVGSSDTGRINRLCNYLDDLMSRISLSKVAKERQKMRRAASRLRGKIRDLIDDCHKKTASYLTKKYPAILLPKFETSEMTNRSKRKIRSKTARQMLTWAHYRFKQVLKNKAELSGCQVFDVTEEFTSKTCTRCGHIHTKLGGSKVFRCPVCDHVIPRDWNGALGIMLKALSGTTFTLSQQF, encoded by the coding sequence ATGGCGGCTTGTCGTTATTGCTTTAATCAAGCTATTGACTACCAAAAGAAAAATGGTAGGATTGGCAAGGGAAAATTAAGGAATATCATCATGCAATCCAACCTTCCTGAATGGGTAAAAGAAACCCCTTGTCATATCAGGCAGAATGCCATTTTCGATGCTCACCAAGCCTATACTGCCAGTCGGGATTGTAAGTATAGAAGTTGTAAGGCTCCTAGAAAAACAATTAAATTCAACAACTGTAACTTTAGTCATGGAACATGGTATCCCTTGTTAACAAAGGGGCTTGGTTTTATTTCTTCAGAAGCAATTCCTGATGTTAGTCTTTATGCAACTCAACTAATTAAGGACAAGTCGGGTGATTGGTTCGGTGTTTTCCTACAAGAAACAAAAACGACACCCCAGCCGGAAAATCGCATTATTGCTCTTGACTTAGGAGTAAGAACTTTTCTGACAGGATTTGATGGGCAAAACTTCCTAGAAGTCGGTTCATCAGACACGGGACGAATCAACAGGCTATGTAATTATCTTGATGACTTAATGAGTCGAATTAGCCTGTCAAAAGTTGCTAAAGAACGACAAAAGATGAGACGGGCAGCCTCTCGGTTACGAGGCAAGATTCGTGACTTAATTGATGACTGCCATAAAAAAACAGCAAGTTACTTAACAAAAAAATATCCAGCTATCTTGCTGCCAAAGTTTGAAACGTCAGAAATGACCAATCGTTCCAAGCGAAAAATCAGAAGTAAAACTGCCCGACAAATGTTGACATGGGCGCATTATCGGTTCAAACAAGTCCTTAAAAATAAAGCTGAGTTAAGTGGCTGTCAGGTGTTTGACGTGACAGAAGAATTTACCAGCAAAACTTGTACGAGATGCGGACATATCCACACAAAACTAGGTGGTTCTAAGGTTTTTCGATGTCCCGTTTGTGACCACGTTATTCCACGCGATTGGAATGGTGCTTTGGGTATTATGCTCAAGGCTTTGTCGGGTACGACCTTCACTCTCAGTCAGCAATTCTAA
- a CDS encoding class I SAM-dependent methyltransferase, which yields MIWNEGYVAEVNYTYGFYGELSPLKLAFASALKSIQLPNLTESFNYCELACGRGYSSNLLAATYPQAQFYANDFNPSHIIEAKTLAEAAGTRNVHFFDDSFEEFINQELPQFDFIVLHGIYSWISPKNRQAIVDFIRKKLNVGGLVYISYNALPGWSAAMPMQALMLRHGQRSSEPILNRIEQALNFTGQLLDVNANYFTQNPIVQKRLEALKSQNRHYLAHEYFNEEWNSFYFDEVAKELEVAKLNFIGSAHLIDHVDAVNLSAVAQAQLAQVSDPLFREVVRDFCLNTQFRRDIFGRGKLSLTVQEQVQQLQGTRFALVTASANIKFEHQFPLGEVKLQEEIYGPICTTLATGALTLGELQNHPQTQHITLNSLYQALLILIGVGYIHPAVNETTRKQRQKSTDAFNMAVKTKALYSDEMNYLASPLVGTGVAVNRLEQLLLLAKSRKQSGPEFLWQVLSSQGKKVVTDGKTLETEEENLAYLHSAAEEFERDRLPILTLLGIN from the coding sequence ATGATTTGGAATGAAGGCTATGTGGCAGAAGTAAATTATACCTATGGATTCTATGGAGAACTAAGTCCTCTTAAGCTGGCATTTGCCTCTGCTCTCAAGTCAATTCAGCTTCCTAACCTGACTGAATCTTTTAACTATTGCGAACTCGCTTGTGGTCGGGGGTATTCATCCAATTTATTAGCTGCTACTTATCCCCAAGCCCAATTTTATGCCAATGATTTTAATCCTAGCCATATTATTGAAGCAAAAACTTTAGCAGAAGCGGCAGGTACTCGCAATGTGCATTTCTTTGATGATAGCTTTGAAGAGTTTATTAATCAGGAATTGCCCCAATTTGATTTTATTGTGCTACACGGAATTTATAGCTGGATTAGTCCGAAAAACCGTCAGGCAATCGTTGATTTTATCCGAAAAAAACTTAATGTTGGTGGCTTAGTTTATATTTCCTATAATGCATTGCCTGGATGGTCTGCGGCAATGCCAATGCAAGCCTTGATGCTCCGTCATGGTCAACGATCATCCGAACCTATTCTCAATCGTATTGAACAAGCACTAAATTTTACGGGACAGTTATTAGATGTCAATGCAAATTATTTTACTCAAAATCCAATTGTTCAAAAACGCCTGGAGGCATTAAAAAGCCAGAATCGTCATTATTTAGCCCATGAATATTTTAATGAAGAATGGAATTCTTTTTACTTTGATGAAGTTGCCAAAGAACTCGAAGTTGCTAAATTAAATTTTATTGGTTCTGCTCATTTAATAGATCATGTGGATGCAGTGAATCTTTCCGCCGTAGCGCAAGCACAATTAGCTCAAGTTAGCGATCCCCTCTTTCGGGAAGTTGTGCGGGATTTCTGTCTGAATACTCAATTCCGTCGGGATATTTTTGGGCGAGGTAAATTATCACTTACTGTTCAGGAACAAGTTCAACAACTCCAGGGAACACGATTTGCCCTAGTCACTGCCTCAGCGAATATAAAGTTTGAACATCAGTTTCCCCTGGGTGAAGTTAAACTTCAAGAAGAAATTTATGGGCCAATTTGTACAACTTTAGCCACAGGAGCCTTAACCCTCGGAGAATTGCAAAATCATCCCCAAACCCAACATATTACGCTTAATAGTCTTTATCAAGCTCTTCTTATTTTGATTGGTGTTGGTTATATTCATCCCGCAGTAAATGAGACAACTCGTAAGCAACGGCAAAAATCTACCGATGCTTTTAATATGGCCGTCAAAACAAAAGCCCTCTATAGCGACGAGATGAATTATTTAGCCTCACCATTAGTTGGTACTGGTGTAGCAGTCAATCGCTTGGAACAGCTATTATTACTGGCTAAATCTCGTAAACAAAGTGGCCCTGAATTTCTTTGGCAAGTGCTTTCTAGTCAGGGGAAAAAAGTAGTTACAGACGGCAAGACCCTCGAAACTGAGGAGGAAAATCTGGCCTATCTTCACAGTGCGGCTGAGGAGTTTGAACGCGATCGCTTACCCATTTTGACACTTTTAGGAATTAACTAA